The proteins below are encoded in one region of Scylla paramamosain isolate STU-SP2022 chromosome 8, ASM3559412v1, whole genome shotgun sequence:
- the LOC135102725 gene encoding catalase-like, with product MPRDRAAEQLNEFKKNQTKEDVLTTGFGCPLSDKLNSLTVGPRGPILLQDIQLLDEMAHFDRERIPERVVHAKGAGAFGYFEVTHDISQYTKAKIFSEIGKRTPLAVRFSTVGGESGSADTARDPRGFAVKFYTEEGNWDLVGNNTPIFFIRDPVLFPSFIHTQKRNPATHLKDADMFWDFITLRPETTHQVSFLFSDRGTPDGYRHMNGYGSHTFKLVNKEGKPVYCKFHYKTDQGIKCLSAERADFLAGSDPDYAIRDLYNAISEGNYPSYTMYIQVMTFEQAEKWEFNPFDLTKVWPHADFPLIPVGRITLDRNPQNYFAEVEQLAFTPSNLVPGIEPSPDKMLQGRLFAYTDTHRHRLGANYHQIPVNCPYRARSKNYQRDGPMTVNDNQTCAPNYFPNSFSGPMDCKQFEVPKEKLSGDVMRYSSADEDNFTQVCTFYKNVLNEEERQRLVNNIAGHIVNAQEFLQERAIKNFSQACPEYGAGIRSALNRIKAAQSSNSSAIHAVAASNAKL from the exons AAAGAAGATGTGCTCACCACCGGCTTTGGCTGTCCACTGTCGGATAAGCTCAACTCCCTCACGGTGGGCCCACGAGGACCCATTCTGCTACAGGACATCCAGCTGTTAGATGAGATGGCCCACTTTGACCGGGAGCGCATCCCTGAGAGGGTGGTCCATGCCAAGGGAGCAG GGGCATTTGGCTACTTTGAAGTCACTCATGACATCTCACAGTACACTAAAGCCAAGATTTTCAGTGAGATTGGCAAGCGCACCCCTTTGGCTGTTCGATTCTCCACTGTAGGTGGGGAGAGTGGCTCTGCAGACACTGCCAG GGATCCTCGAGGTTTTGCTGTGAAATTCTATACAGAGGAAGGTAATTGGGATCTGGTAGGCAACAACACTCCCATCTTCTTCATCAGGGATCctgttctcttcccttccttcattcacaccCAAAAGAGGAACCCAGCTACTCATCTGAAG GATGCAGACATGTTCTGGGATTTTATCACCCTGCGTCCAGAAACAACACACCAAgtgtccttcctcttctctgacCGTGGTACCCCAGATGGCTACCGGCACATGAATGGCTATGGCTCTCACACCTTCAAGCTggtaaacaaggaaggaaagcctGTATACTGCAAGTTCCACTACAAGACTGACCAGGGCATCAA GTGCCTTAGTGCAGAAAGGGCAGATTTCTTGGCAGGCTCTGACCCTGACTATGCTATCCGTGACCTGTACAATGCAATTAGCGAAGGCAACTATCCCTCCTACACCATGTATATCCAG GTGATGACCTTTGAGCAGGCTGAGAAGTGGGAATTCAATCCATTTGATTTGACCAAGGTCTGGCCCCATGCTGATTTCCCGCTAATCCCAGTTGGCCGCATCACACTTGATCGCAATCCACAAAACTACTTTGCTGAA gTGGAGCAGCTGGCCTTCACCCCTTCCAACCTTGTGCCAGGCATTGAGCCGTCCCCAGACAAGATGCTTCAGGGTCGCCTCTTTGCATATACTGACACCCATCGGCATCGTCTGGGAGCCAACTACCACCAAATCCCTGTGAACTGCCCTTACCGTGCCCGCTCTAAGAACTACCAGAGGGATGGTCCCATGACAGTGAATGATAACCAG ACGTGTGCACCCAACTACTTCCCCAACAGCTTCTCTGGCCCTATGGACTGCAAACAATTTGAAGTACCCAAGGAGAAGTTATCAGGGGATGTAATGCGCTACAGTAGTGCTGATGAGGATAATTTCACTCAAGTGTGCACCTTCTACAAAAAC GTGCTGAATGAAGAGGAGCGGCAACGATTGGTGAACAACATTGCTGGTCATATTGTGAATGCTCAAGAATTTTTGCAAGAGAGGGCCATAAAGAACTTCTCTCAAGCCTGCCCTGAGTATGGTGCTGGTATTAGGTCTGCTTTGAACCGCATCAAAGCAGCACAGTCATCAAACTCCTCAGCTATCCATGCAGTGGCAGCCTCCAATGCCAAGTTGTGA